One Chryseobacterium sp. StRB126 genomic region harbors:
- the sufB gene encoding Fe-S cluster assembly protein SufB, whose translation MSKYTEDDLRVDLENKKYEFGWETKIDYEDFPIGLNEDIVRAISAKKEEPEWMTEWRLESFKIWLKMVEPTWANIKYEKPDFQAIRYYAAPKAKPELESLDQVDPELLKTFEKLGINIEEQKRLSGVAVDIVIDSVSVKTTFQDTLAEKGIIFCSISEAIKNHPDLVRKHLGKVVPRGDNFYAALNSAVFSDGSFCYIPKGVRCPMELSTYFRINQAGTGQFERTLVIADEGSYVSYLEGCTAPSRDENQLHAAVVELIALDNAEIKYSTVQNWYPGNEEGKGGVFNFVTKRGLCERNAKISWTQVETGSAVTWKYPSCILKGDNSIGEFYSIAVTNNHQYADTGTKMIHIGKNTKSTIISKGISAGKSQNSYRGLVKVMPSAKGARNFSQCDSLLMGNECGAHTFPYIEIKDPTAQLEHEATTSKIGEDQIFYCNQRGIDTERAIALIVNGFSKEVLNKLPMEFAIEAQKLLEISLEGSVG comes from the coding sequence ATGAGTAAATATACTGAAGACGATTTAAGAGTCGATCTAGAAAATAAAAAATATGAATTCGGTTGGGAAACCAAAATTGATTATGAGGATTTCCCAATTGGTTTAAATGAGGATATCGTCCGTGCCATCTCTGCTAAAAAAGAAGAGCCGGAATGGATGACTGAATGGCGTTTGGAATCTTTCAAAATCTGGTTGAAAATGGTAGAGCCTACCTGGGCTAATATCAAATATGAAAAACCGGATTTTCAAGCAATCCGTTACTATGCTGCTCCAAAGGCTAAACCAGAACTGGAAAGCCTAGATCAGGTAGATCCTGAATTATTGAAAACTTTCGAAAAGCTAGGGATTAATATTGAGGAACAAAAAAGACTTTCAGGAGTTGCTGTAGATATTGTAATAGATTCAGTTTCTGTGAAAACCACTTTCCAGGATACATTGGCAGAAAAAGGAATTATTTTCTGTTCTATCTCTGAAGCTATTAAAAATCACCCAGATTTAGTAAGAAAACATCTTGGAAAAGTAGTTCCTAGAGGAGATAATTTCTATGCAGCACTGAACTCCGCAGTATTCTCTGACGGAAGTTTCTGTTATATTCCTAAAGGCGTAAGATGTCCAATGGAACTTTCCACTTATTTCCGTATCAATCAGGCAGGAACAGGACAGTTTGAAAGAACGCTTGTCATTGCAGATGAAGGAAGTTATGTTTCTTACCTTGAAGGATGTACAGCTCCATCAAGAGACGAAAACCAGCTTCACGCGGCAGTAGTAGAACTGATTGCATTAGATAATGCTGAAATTAAATATTCAACGGTACAAAACTGGTACCCGGGTAATGAAGAAGGAAAAGGGGGAGTATTCAACTTTGTGACGAAAAGAGGTCTTTGCGAAAGAAATGCAAAAATCTCATGGACACAGGTTGAAACAGGTTCTGCTGTAACATGGAAATATCCATCTTGTATTCTGAAAGGTGACAATTCAATTGGAGAGTTCTACTCTATCGCGGTAACGAACAATCACCAATATGCAGATACAGGAACAAAAATGATCCACATTGGAAAAAACACCAAGTCAACGATTATTTCTAAAGGTATTTCTGCAGGAAAATCTCAAAACTCATACAGAGGACTGGTAAAAGTAATGCCTTCTGCAAAAGGAGCCAGAAACTTCTCTCAGTGTGACTCTTTATTGATGGGCAACGAATGTGGGGCACACACTTTCCCTTACATTGAAATTAAAGATCCTACTGCTCAATTGGAGCACGAAGCAACCACTTCGAAAATTGGAGAAGATCAGATTTTCTACTGTAACCAAAGAGGTATTGATACGGAAAGAGCCATTGCTTTGATCGTAAACGGTTTCAGTAAAGAGGTTTTAAATAAACTTCCGATGGAATTTGCTATAGAAGCACAAAAACTTCTTGAAATTTCACTAGAAGGATCAGTAGGATAA
- the sufD gene encoding Fe-S cluster assembly protein SufD, translated as MSLKEQIIENHNEFLESLRHRFLDDDRKAALQKFEGIGFPTKKDEEYKYTNLKEITEKSYNFFPKENHNITKEQFDELHLGEENFDWIVFVNGKLHKELSKVSIENVEFLSFNYALNDDKHKEVFEKYFNTIASKDLAFTNLNLAYCKYGFFLKVPKNVVIEKPIHVFYISQNQDENTFYNTRNLLIVEEGAKVEVIESHHNFDDTYVFTNSVTEIFTYPNAKADWHKLQNDNNTSYLVDNTFARQEKDSLTTVNTFSFGGKLVRNNLDFIQNGSNINSFMNGITIIGKDQLVDHHTAVHHNFPNCESYQNYKGIFDGNAHGVFNGKVFVDKIAQKTNAYQQNNNVLLSEGASIDTKPQLEIFADDVKCSHGCTVGQLNEDALFYLRARGISKKEAQALLLYAFANDAMQNIDIEPLKEKISKLLAEKLEVDIEF; from the coding sequence ATGAGTTTAAAAGAACAAATCATCGAAAACCATAATGAGTTTTTGGAGAGCCTTCGTCACAGATTTTTGGATGACGATAGAAAAGCCGCTCTTCAGAAGTTTGAAGGTATTGGTTTTCCGACAAAAAAAGACGAAGAATATAAATATACCAATCTAAAGGAGATCACGGAAAAAAGCTACAACTTTTTCCCGAAAGAAAACCACAACATCACCAAAGAGCAGTTTGATGAATTGCACCTTGGTGAAGAAAATTTTGATTGGATTGTTTTTGTAAACGGTAAGCTTCATAAAGAATTATCAAAAGTTTCTATTGAAAATGTAGAGTTCCTTTCATTCAATTACGCATTGAATGATGACAAACATAAAGAGGTATTTGAAAAGTATTTCAATACAATTGCTTCTAAAGATTTAGCTTTCACGAATTTAAATCTTGCCTACTGCAAGTATGGTTTCTTTTTGAAAGTTCCTAAAAATGTAGTGATTGAAAAACCAATTCATGTTTTCTACATTTCTCAGAATCAGGATGAAAATACATTCTACAATACAAGAAATTTATTAATCGTAGAAGAAGGAGCTAAAGTTGAGGTTATTGAAAGCCACCACAATTTTGATGACACTTATGTGTTCACCAACTCTGTAACTGAGATTTTCACTTACCCAAATGCAAAAGCAGACTGGCATAAACTTCAGAACGATAACAATACTTCTTACCTTGTAGACAATACCTTTGCAAGACAGGAGAAAGACAGTTTAACCACTGTAAATACCTTCTCTTTCGGAGGAAAACTGGTAAGAAACAACCTTGATTTTATCCAGAATGGATCGAATATCAATTCATTCATGAACGGGATCACAATTATCGGAAAGGATCAGTTGGTAGACCACCATACAGCGGTTCACCACAACTTCCCTAACTGCGAAAGTTATCAGAACTACAAAGGAATCTTCGATGGGAATGCCCACGGAGTTTTCAACGGAAAAGTTTTTGTTGATAAAATTGCTCAGAAAACCAATGCTTACCAGCAGAACAATAACGTCTTGCTAAGTGAAGGAGCAAGTATTGATACTAAGCCTCAGTTAGAGATCTTTGCAGACGATGTAAAATGTTCTCACGGATGTACAGTAGGCCAGCTTAATGAAGATGCCCTGTTCTATTTAAGAGCAAGAGGTATCTCTAAAAAAGAAGCTCAGGCGCTACTTCTATATGCTTTTGCTAATGATGCAATGCAGAATATCGATATTGAGCCTCTAAAAGAAAAGATTTCAAAGCTTTTGGCTGAAAAACTGGAAGTAGATATAGAATTTTAA
- a CDS encoding four helix bundle protein: MATINNFEDLDIWKKSRELCQKIFISLIQNSNCSQNIKNQIDRSSASVMDNLAEGFEREGNKEFINFLSMSKGSCGEVRSQLVRAFDRNFINEHEFNDLKKDYADLSKMISGFMKYLKTIEHNGNKFNRL; the protein is encoded by the coding sequence ATGGCAACAATAAATAACTTTGAAGATTTAGACATATGGAAAAAATCCAGAGAGTTATGCCAAAAAATTTTTATCTCACTAATACAAAATTCAAATTGCAGTCAAAATATTAAAAATCAAATCGACCGTTCATCCGCTTCTGTCATGGATAACCTTGCAGAAGGTTTTGAAAGGGAGGGAAATAAAGAGTTTATTAACTTTCTATCAATGTCAAAAGGTTCATGTGGTGAAGTAAGATCACAATTAGTCAGAGCATTTGATAGAAATTTCATTAACGAACATGAATTTAATGATTTGAAAAAAGATTATGCGGATTTATCAAAAATGATTTCAGGATTTATGAAGTATTTAAAAACTATCGAACATAATGGAAATAAGTTTAACCGTCTATAA
- a CDS encoding DUF3078 domain-containing protein, whose translation MKKVLLIASVSFGALTMAQEAKTGAPATDTVKAWSIQGQNTLMLNQAAFSNWVGGGANNVGWLAGVNYNLTYEKGKDLWENIIILGYGQNNTQGTGVRKTQDVINLSTNYGREFAKHWYISGGVGLQTQFAPGYEDGNNPDAKKISNFMAPGYLSVGAGVTYRPNDNLTVTLRPANARWTFVLDEDLQKAGTYGLKNDGDSSLFQFGFLGTAMYKLKIMENITLLNTASVFSNYLDHPERLVLGYSGVLSMKINKYISTNVTLDLLYDHNQIWKTQLKQTLGVGLAYNFDNGKKRSENKDNQSWFKK comes from the coding sequence ATGAAAAAAGTTTTATTGATCGCTTCTGTTTCTTTTGGAGCTTTGACTATGGCTCAGGAAGCAAAAACGGGTGCTCCCGCAACAGACACAGTTAAAGCCTGGTCTATCCAGGGACAAAATACTTTAATGCTTAATCAGGCTGCTTTCTCCAATTGGGTTGGGGGTGGAGCCAACAACGTAGGATGGCTTGCCGGCGTCAATTACAACCTTACTTATGAAAAAGGGAAAGATCTTTGGGAAAATATTATTATTCTTGGCTACGGACAAAACAATACACAAGGTACCGGAGTAAGAAAAACTCAGGATGTTATTAACTTGTCTACAAACTATGGGAGAGAGTTTGCTAAACACTGGTATATCTCTGGAGGTGTTGGTCTTCAGACTCAATTTGCTCCAGGTTATGAAGATGGTAACAATCCCGATGCAAAGAAAATCTCAAACTTTATGGCACCAGGTTATCTAAGCGTTGGAGCAGGGGTTACCTACCGTCCAAATGATAATTTGACTGTGACATTACGTCCTGCAAATGCCAGATGGACTTTTGTGTTAGATGAAGACCTTCAAAAAGCAGGAACTTACGGGCTTAAAAATGATGGAGATTCTTCTCTTTTCCAATTCGGTTTCTTGGGAACAGCAATGTATAAGCTAAAAATTATGGAGAACATTACTTTGCTTAATACAGCTTCCGTATTTTCAAACTATCTGGATCACCCGGAAAGGTTAGTTCTTGGATATAGCGGAGTGCTAAGTATGAAGATCAATAAATATATTTCTACCAATGTAACACTGGATCTGTTATATGATCACAATCAGATTTGGAAAACACAGTTGAAACAGACATTAGGAGTAGGTTTGGCGTATAATTTTGATAACGGAAAGAAACGTTCAGAAAATAAAGACAACCAAAGCTGGTTTAAAAAATAA
- the dprA gene encoding DNA-processing protein DprA — translation MISEEYLYAIALRESSQIGDINFHKLVRTFGTAENAWKKAKKEYKKLEGIGPKTVADIGNENHLRFAEKELKFCEKNNIRIRVRHLNETPTLLNECIDAPSILYQKGNIDDSLLKISIVGTRNMTSYGKQFIGDFFEATQYTQYVSVSGLALGIDKEVHEQSIQNQKPTIAVLAHGFEFLYPAKNRKLSEKILQEGGVLLTEFNSTRKPDRENFIQRNRIVAGLSPATIVVETGFGGGSVSTAAFANDYNREVFALPGKITDVHSQGCNQLILQNKATAISTIQDLISMLGFNNPKEKIAELFPYSETTIQLTENQENIYQFIKQNPQISLDNLAEEINLPSHKILPIILELELLGKVKSFSGRQFIAI, via the coding sequence ATGATCTCCGAAGAATATTTATATGCTATCGCTTTACGCGAAAGCAGCCAAATTGGTGATATCAATTTTCACAAACTTGTAAGAACCTTTGGAACTGCAGAAAATGCATGGAAAAAGGCAAAAAAAGAATATAAAAAACTAGAGGGGATTGGCCCAAAAACGGTTGCTGATATTGGAAATGAGAACCATCTTAGGTTTGCAGAAAAAGAACTTAAATTTTGCGAAAAGAACAATATCCGGATCAGAGTAAGGCACCTTAATGAGACTCCCACTCTTCTAAATGAATGCATAGATGCACCTTCTATCCTCTACCAAAAAGGAAACATTGACGATTCACTTCTAAAAATAAGCATTGTTGGAACCCGAAATATGACTTCTTATGGGAAACAGTTTATTGGAGACTTTTTTGAAGCTACCCAATACACCCAATATGTCTCTGTAAGCGGCCTTGCTTTAGGAATAGACAAAGAAGTTCATGAACAATCTATCCAAAATCAAAAACCAACCATTGCTGTTCTTGCTCATGGTTTCGAATTTTTATATCCTGCTAAAAACAGAAAACTTTCAGAGAAAATTCTTCAGGAAGGTGGTGTTTTATTAACTGAATTTAATTCAACAAGAAAACCGGATCGGGAAAACTTTATTCAGAGAAATAGAATTGTGGCTGGACTTTCTCCTGCAACTATTGTAGTGGAAACAGGATTTGGAGGAGGATCTGTAAGCACTGCGGCATTTGCCAATGATTATAACAGAGAGGTCTTTGCACTTCCCGGAAAAATAACCGATGTTCATAGCCAAGGATGTAATCAATTGATTTTGCAGAACAAAGCGACAGCCATTTCAACCATCCAAGATCTGATAAGTATGCTTGGCTTCAATAATCCAAAAGAAAAAATTGCTGAGCTTTTTCCTTACAGTGAAACAACAATACAATTAACTGAAAATCAGGAAAATATTTATCAATTCATCAAACAGAATCCACAAATTTCTCTGGACAATCTTGCAGAGGAAATTAACCTTCCTTCACACAAAATTTTACCTATAATTTTAGAATTAGAACTTTTAGGGAAAGTAAAATCATTTTCCGGGAGGCAATTTATCGCAATTTAA
- a CDS encoding GNAT family N-acetyltransferase, with translation MIATERLILRKPVKEDFERFFEINHDPQTNIHNPGGPMSFEKAEGTFTRMLDHWETYHFGSWAIAEKDSPENVIGFGGLSYRLYGEEEKLNLGYRFASQAWGKGYATEFTKKVIDLGFNEGNEEDIFAIVRPSNIASVKVLEKAGMIKIGTLNDVPGQPESLVYRIQK, from the coding sequence ATGATAGCTACAGAAAGATTAATTTTAAGAAAACCTGTAAAAGAAGATTTTGAAAGATTCTTCGAAATTAATCATGACCCTCAAACCAATATCCATAATCCTGGCGGACCGATGAGTTTTGAAAAAGCAGAAGGTACATTTACCAGAATGCTTGATCATTGGGAAACCTATCATTTTGGAAGCTGGGCAATTGCTGAAAAGGACAGCCCTGAGAATGTAATAGGTTTTGGAGGACTGAGCTACAGACTTTATGGAGAAGAAGAAAAATTGAATTTAGGCTATCGTTTTGCTTCCCAGGCATGGGGGAAAGGATACGCCACAGAATTCACAAAGAAAGTTATAGATCTGGGATTTAATGAGGGCAATGAAGAAGATATCTTTGCCATTGTACGCCCCAGCAATATAGCTTCTGTTAAAGTTTTGGAAAAGGCAGGTATGATCAAAATCGGGACGCTAAATGACGTTCCTGGTCAGCCTGAAAGTTTAGTATATAGAATTCAAAAATAA
- a CDS encoding rhomboid family intramembrane serine protease: MFKNIISKRAILYPLLMLSAMWFGFFLQMQGFFGSCFGAIIPLVPEGLLGILTSPLLHGNTDHIIGNSIPIAALMFLLYQFYPLVANKVFFIGWIATGLLVWLLPPIDIMTGEYMYTCTIGASGVVYVLAFFLFFSGVFKWNTKLLTISLLVVLYYGSLVWGMLPEELFYNMQEPSKISWQAHLSGAVVGSIIAFAFKNVGEKKKKFIWEYPNYYSEKDDKLWQEYKENHPEDFMELPYKKRDDIWDHLDELRRK; this comes from the coding sequence ATGTTTAAAAATATAATTTCCAAAAGAGCGATTTTATACCCTTTGCTGATGCTATCTGCAATGTGGTTCGGATTTTTTTTACAAATGCAGGGCTTTTTTGGAAGTTGCTTCGGAGCCATTATTCCTCTAGTTCCTGAAGGACTGCTGGGAATCCTTACGTCTCCTCTTTTACATGGCAATACAGACCATATTATAGGAAATTCTATTCCCATTGCAGCATTAATGTTTCTTCTCTATCAGTTCTATCCATTGGTCGCCAATAAAGTTTTTTTTATCGGGTGGATAGCAACAGGGCTTTTGGTTTGGCTTCTACCTCCTATTGATATTATGACTGGTGAATATATGTACACCTGTACCATTGGAGCCAGTGGTGTTGTCTATGTATTAGCATTTTTTCTCTTCTTCAGTGGAGTTTTTAAATGGAATACGAAACTTTTGACCATTTCCTTACTCGTTGTCTTATATTATGGAAGTTTAGTATGGGGCATGCTTCCCGAAGAACTGTTCTATAATATGCAGGAACCTAGCAAAATCTCATGGCAGGCTCACCTTTCCGGAGCCGTTGTTGGCAGTATCATCGCATTTGCTTTTAAAAATGTAGGGGAGAAAAAGAAGAAATTTATCTGGGAATACCCTAATTACTACAGTGAAAAAGATGATAAACTATGGCAGGAATACAAGGAAAATCACCCGGAAGACTTCATGGAACTTCCCTATAAAAAAAGAGATGATATTTGGGATCATTTGGATGAATTAAGAAGAAAATAA
- the sufC gene encoding Fe-S cluster assembly ATPase SufC, translating into MLEIKNLHAKIEDGAEILKGINLEIKPGEVHAIMGPNGAGKSTLSSVIAGKEDYEVTGGEILFQGEDIIEDAPEDRAHKGIFLSFQYPVEIPGVSVTNFIKAALNETRKANGLAEMPAKEMLALIREKSEKLGIKKDFLSRSLNEGFSGGEKKRNEIFQMMMLNPKLAILDETDSGLDIDALRIVADGVNAFKNEGNAVLLITHYQRLLNYIQPDFVHVLANGKIIKTGDKSLALELEEKGYDWLLN; encoded by the coding sequence ATGTTAGAAATTAAAAACCTTCACGCCAAAATTGAAGATGGCGCAGAAATATTAAAAGGGATTAACCTTGAAATAAAACCAGGAGAAGTTCACGCTATTATGGGGCCAAACGGAGCTGGTAAGTCTACCCTTTCTTCTGTAATCGCAGGAAAAGAGGATTACGAAGTGACAGGTGGAGAGATTCTTTTTCAAGGAGAAGATATCATTGAAGATGCACCGGAGGACAGAGCACACAAAGGAATCTTTCTATCTTTCCAGTATCCAGTGGAAATTCCAGGAGTTTCTGTAACGAACTTCATCAAAGCTGCTTTAAACGAAACAAGAAAAGCAAACGGATTAGCAGAAATGCCTGCAAAAGAAATGCTTGCATTAATCCGTGAAAAATCTGAAAAATTAGGAATCAAAAAAGATTTCCTTTCAAGATCACTAAACGAAGGATTCTCCGGAGGTGAAAAGAAAAGAAACGAGATCTTCCAGATGATGATGCTTAACCCTAAATTGGCTATTCTGGACGAAACAGATTCAGGATTAGATATCGATGCATTAAGAATTGTTGCTGACGGGGTAAATGCTTTTAAAAACGAAGGAAATGCAGTTCTTTTGATTACACACTATCAAAGATTGCTTAACTATATTCAACCTGACTTCGTTCACGTTTTAGCTAACGGAAAAATTATCAAAACAGGTGATAAATCTTTAGCATTAGAGCTTGAAGAAAAAGGGTACGACTGGCTTTTAAATTAA
- a CDS encoding DUF3078 domain-containing protein gives MKKFLLILSMFIGIDASAQEELKKDSVVVDTVKYWSVLGKNTVMINQAAFSNWVGGGANNVGWLAGINYNITYEKDNDLWENIIILGYGQNDTKGLGIRKTQDVINVSTNYGRKFSKSWYLSLGAGLQSQFAPGYEDGNNPEAKKISNFMAPGYMNAGIGITYRPNDDLTVTLRPTNGRWTFVLDKDLQLAGNYGLKSDGATSLLQFGFLGTAIYKFKIMEDIYLTNTASVFSNYLDRPDRLVLAYGALLNLKVNKYISSNISLDLLYDHNQIEKTQLKQTLGIGFAYTLDNGVKRSDRKDSQWWIKK, from the coding sequence ATGAAGAAGTTTTTATTGATTCTTTCCATGTTTATTGGGATTGATGCAAGTGCACAAGAAGAATTAAAAAAAGATTCCGTAGTAGTAGACACCGTAAAATACTGGTCAGTGTTAGGAAAAAACACTGTAATGATTAATCAGGCAGCCTTTTCGAATTGGGTAGGAGGTGGAGCCAATAACGTAGGTTGGCTTGCTGGCATCAATTATAATATTACCTATGAAAAAGATAATGATCTTTGGGAAAATATTATTATTCTTGGTTATGGGCAGAATGATACCAAAGGGTTAGGAATAAGAAAAACCCAGGACGTTATCAACGTTTCTACCAACTACGGGCGAAAGTTTTCCAAAAGCTGGTATCTCTCTTTAGGAGCTGGTTTACAGTCTCAGTTTGCTCCGGGATATGAAGACGGCAATAATCCTGAAGCGAAAAAAATCTCAAACTTTATGGCCCCGGGTTATATGAACGCCGGTATAGGTATCACGTACAGACCGAATGATGACTTAACCGTAACGTTACGCCCTACCAACGGCAGATGGACATTTGTACTGGATAAAGATCTTCAGCTTGCCGGAAATTACGGTTTGAAAAGTGATGGAGCTACTTCATTGCTACAATTCGGTTTTCTGGGAACGGCTATTTATAAGTTTAAAATTATGGAGGATATTTACTTAACCAATACAGCTTCAGTCTTTTCAAATTATCTGGATCGTCCTGATAGATTGGTTTTGGCTTATGGAGCACTTCTGAATCTGAAGGTTAATAAATATATTTCATCTAATATTTCACTAGATTTATTGTATGACCATAACCAGATTGAAAAAACACAGTTAAAGCAAACGCTGGGAATTGGCTTTGCTTACACGCTGGATAACGGGGTAAAACGTTCTGATCGTAAAGACAGCCAATGGTGGATTAAAAAATAA
- the gdhA gene encoding NADP-specific glutamate dehydrogenase, giving the protein MEQYNIDQKIQEFIAKIEAKNPNEPEFLQAVKEVAVTVIPFIATRKEYNGMKLLERMAEAERIIIFRVPWVDDKGEIQVNRGFRIQMNSAIGPYKGGIRFHPTVNLSVLKFLAFEQVFKNSLTTLPMGGGKGGSDFDPQGKSDMEVMRFCQAFMTELCKHIGPETDVPAGDIGVGAREIGYLFGQYKKIRNEFTGVLTGKGLAYGGSLIRPEATGYGVVYFAEQMLKTIGQNFQGKTVTVSGFGNVAWGVIKKATELGAKVVTLSGPDGYVYDKDGISGEKIDYLLELRASGNNRAEDYAKKYPSAEFHAGKRPWEVKCDVAFPSATQNELDLDDARKLVENGCLCVTEAANMPSTLDAINYFLDNKVLFSPGKASNAGGVATSGLEMTQNSIRLNWTSEEVDARLKEIMIGIHKACRDYGKDEDGYVNYVKGANIAGFVKVAEAMLAQGVV; this is encoded by the coding sequence ATGGAACAATATAATATTGACCAGAAAATCCAAGAGTTTATTGCAAAAATTGAAGCAAAAAATCCTAACGAACCGGAATTCTTACAGGCTGTAAAAGAAGTTGCCGTAACTGTAATTCCATTCATTGCTACGAGAAAAGAATATAACGGAATGAAGCTGCTTGAAAGAATGGCTGAAGCTGAAAGAATTATTATCTTCAGAGTTCCATGGGTTGACGATAAAGGAGAGATTCAGGTTAACAGAGGTTTCAGAATCCAAATGAACTCTGCTATTGGTCCATACAAAGGAGGAATTCGTTTCCACCCTACTGTAAACTTATCCGTTCTTAAGTTCTTAGCTTTCGAACAAGTGTTCAAAAACTCTTTAACGACTCTTCCAATGGGTGGTGGTAAAGGAGGTTCAGATTTCGATCCACAAGGAAAATCTGATATGGAAGTAATGCGTTTCTGCCAGGCTTTCATGACAGAATTATGTAAGCATATCGGTCCTGAAACAGATGTACCTGCAGGAGATATTGGTGTAGGGGCAAGAGAAATTGGTTACCTATTCGGACAATACAAGAAAATCAGAAACGAATTTACTGGGGTTCTTACAGGAAAAGGTCTTGCTTACGGAGGTTCATTAATTCGTCCTGAAGCTACAGGATACGGAGTGGTATACTTCGCGGAGCAGATGCTTAAAACGATCGGACAGAATTTCCAAGGAAAGACGGTAACGGTATCAGGTTTCGGAAACGTAGCTTGGGGAGTTATCAAAAAAGCAACTGAGCTTGGAGCAAAAGTTGTAACGCTTTCTGGTCCTGACGGATATGTTTATGATAAAGATGGTATCAGCGGAGAAAAAATTGATTATTTATTAGAACTTAGAGCTTCTGGAAACAACAGGGCTGAAGACTATGCTAAAAAATATCCATCTGCTGAATTCCACGCTGGAAAACGTCCTTGGGAGGTGAAGTGTGACGTAGCGTTCCCTTCTGCAACTCAAAACGAATTAGATTTAGATGATGCAAGAAAATTAGTTGAAAACGGATGTCTTTGTGTAACTGAAGCTGCTAACATGCCTTCTACATTGGACGCTATCAACTATTTCTTAGACAATAAAGTATTATTCTCTCCTGGTAAGGCTTCCAACGCTGGAGGTGTTGCTACTTCAGGATTAGAAATGACTCAGAACTCTATCCGTCTTAACTGGACTTCTGAAGAAGTTGACGCAAGATTAAAGGAAATCATGATTGGTATCCATAAAGCTTGTAGAGACTATGGAAAAGACGAAGACGGTTATGTAAACTACGTAAAAGGTGCAAATATTGCAGGCTTCGTAAAAGTAGCAGAAGCAATGTTGGCTCAAGGAGTTGTGTAA